A section of the Paenibacillus yonginensis genome encodes:
- a CDS encoding low molecular weight protein arginine phosphatase, whose amino-acid sequence MRILFVCTGNTCRSPMAEGMFRQMALEAGLSAEVKSAGVAAIPGMSISRHAEAVLRDHQITDRLTSTAVSEELVNWADMILTLTQGHKRQLLYAFPDAASKTYVLKEYVDERENAEGELQELDGLLAERALQAALGGRLTEEDSRRITELQQRIPVYDISDPFGGSREDYEKTAAEIREALEKLLHKLLKEREQEG is encoded by the coding sequence ATGCGCATCCTGTTTGTTTGCACGGGCAACACTTGCCGCAGTCCGATGGCGGAAGGCATGTTCAGACAAATGGCGCTTGAGGCGGGTCTGTCGGCAGAGGTCAAATCTGCGGGCGTGGCGGCGATCCCCGGGATGTCCATTTCCAGACATGCGGAAGCCGTACTCAGAGATCATCAAATTACGGATCGTCTGACTTCAACCGCTGTAAGCGAAGAGCTGGTGAACTGGGCCGACATGATCCTGACGCTGACGCAGGGTCATAAAAGGCAGCTGCTGTACGCTTTTCCGGATGCAGCCTCTAAAACCTATGTGCTGAAAGAGTATGTAGATGAACGGGAGAATGCGGAAGGAGAACTGCAGGAGCTGGACGGACTGCTCGCTGAACGAGCCTTGCAGGCCGCTTTAGGCGGCAGGCTGACGGAAGAGGACTCCCGGAGAATTACCGAGCTGCAGCAGCGTATCCCTGTGTATGATATTTCGGACCCTTTTGGCGGAAGCCGGGAGGATTATGAGAAGACGGCGGCTGAAATCCGGGAAGCTTTGGAGAAGCTGCTGCACAAACTTTTGAAGGAGCGGGAGCAGGAAGGGTAA
- a CDS encoding manganese efflux pump MntP family protein, whose amino-acid sequence MDYATTQFGQLVTITVMSVALGMDAFSLSVGIGMKGVRRFDIARISGLIAIFHILMPLLGMFTGLYVGHLLGAIARYVSGGLLVLLGAHMVWASFREEGARPIDHTRLWGVVLFALSVSVDSFSVGVSLGMFRSSLLLTVLTFGFFGGLMSVVGLWLGSRVGRNLGDYGEALGGAILLAFGLMFIF is encoded by the coding sequence ATGGATTATGCTACTACCCAGTTTGGGCAGCTCGTAACGATAACAGTGATGTCCGTAGCGCTTGGCATGGATGCCTTTTCGCTCAGCGTAGGCATTGGCATGAAAGGCGTACGGCGCTTCGATATAGCCCGGATCAGCGGCTTGATTGCGATTTTTCATATTTTGATGCCGCTGCTCGGAATGTTTACCGGCCTTTATGTGGGACACCTGCTCGGGGCGATTGCCCGTTACGTTTCCGGCGGTTTGCTTGTTCTGCTTGGCGCTCATATGGTTTGGGCGTCGTTTCGCGAGGAGGGGGCCAGACCGATTGATCATACCCGCCTCTGGGGTGTTGTTTTGTTTGCGCTCAGCGTCAGCGTGGATTCATTTTCGGTAGGCGTATCGCTTGGCATGTTCCGCAGCAGCCTGCTGCTGACGGTGTTGACCTTCGGCTTCTTCGGCGGACTGATGTCCGTCGTGGGGCTTTGGCTGGGAAGCCGGGTAGGGCGCAATCTCGGCGATTATGGAGAGGCGCTGGGCGGAGCGATTCTGCTGGCGTTTGGTCTGATGTTTATCTTTTGA
- a CDS encoding DUF72 domain-containing protein: protein MIRIGLGGWGDHDVLYPPRTPASQKLTVYARHFPVVEVDSSFYAVLAEATYQKWVEQTPPSFAFILKAYQGMTGHSRGNIPFNDAGEMYDAYLKSISPVVKSGKLRAILFQFPPWFDCSPDHVRQLRAVRKRMGELPVALEFRHRSWFLGEYKERTLDFMREEGWIHIICDEPQAGEGSVPTVLESTDPELAIVRMHGRNTSAWNQSGAPNWREVRYLYHYSREELAEWAGKLEVLSAQGVKDICMIFNNNSGGDAAPNGRTMMELLGQQASELPPEQIDLF, encoded by the coding sequence ATGATCCGAATTGGACTCGGGGGCTGGGGGGATCATGATGTGTTGTATCCTCCCCGGACGCCGGCCAGCCAGAAGCTGACGGTTTATGCCCGTCATTTTCCGGTGGTGGAGGTCGACAGCTCCTTCTATGCCGTATTGGCTGAAGCCACTTATCAGAAATGGGTGGAGCAGACGCCGCCTTCCTTTGCTTTTATTCTTAAGGCTTATCAGGGGATGACCGGCCATTCCCGGGGGAACATCCCCTTTAACGACGCGGGCGAGATGTATGATGCTTATTTGAAGTCGATTAGCCCGGTGGTGAAATCAGGCAAGCTGAGGGCTATCCTGTTTCAGTTCCCGCCCTGGTTTGACTGCAGCCCGGACCATGTCCGGCAGCTGCGCGCCGTCCGGAAGCGGATGGGAGAGCTGCCGGTCGCCCTTGAATTCCGGCACCGCAGCTGGTTCCTTGGCGAGTATAAAGAGCGTACGCTGGATTTCATGCGGGAAGAGGGATGGATCCATATTATCTGCGACGAACCGCAGGCCGGAGAAGGTTCCGTGCCGACGGTGCTTGAGTCCACTGATCCCGAGCTTGCTATCGTGCGCATGCACGGACGAAATACATCGGCCTGGAATCAAAGCGGAGCGCCGAATTGGCGGGAAGTCCGCTATTTGTACCATTACAGCCGGGAAGAGTTGGCCGAGTGGGCGGGGAAGCTGGAGGTTTTATCCGCTCAAGGCGTGAAGGACATCTGCATGATCTTTAACAACAACTCGGGCGGAGACGCAGCGCCTAACGGCCGGACGATGATGGAGCTGCTGGGCCAGCAGGCCTCCGAGCTGCCTCCGGAGCAAATCGATTTGTTTTAG
- a CDS encoding L-threonylcarbamoyladenylate synthase — MTNEFQPKKGNQPEGVEDCRSSMPKVESNTGRGNSSESTSTRYWEVSSLLEPVKGGQQQDRREAEAAIEEAAAVLAAGGTVAFPTETVYGLGADARSTEAVERIFAAKGRPSDNPLIVHIADESQLAELVSDVPEAARKLMAAFWPGPLTIVLPVREGAVSPKVTAGLFTVGVRMPAHDIALRLIAAAGCPVAAPSANRSGRPSPTLASHVGEDLAGAIDGIVDGGPTGVGLESTVVECGAGGEVTVLRPGGITAEALAAVAACVSLDPALQGGGVAHVPAQPRSPGMKYTHYAPKGRLCVVKGAAPQVAARIQAELDAAAARGERTGVLAFDEHLQLYRADAVQSLGSLAELAEAAHRLYAALRRFDEEGVGFMMAEACPEEGLGAAVMNRLLKAAGHEVIYV; from the coding sequence ATGACAAACGAATTTCAACCTAAAAAAGGGAATCAACCGGAAGGTGTGGAGGATTGTCGTTCTTCCATGCCGAAGGTGGAGTCGAATACAGGCAGAGGAAACAGCAGCGAAAGTACTTCTACGCGGTATTGGGAGGTCAGCAGCCTGCTGGAGCCGGTAAAAGGCGGGCAACAGCAGGACAGACGGGAAGCGGAGGCGGCAATTGAAGAAGCCGCAGCCGTTCTCGCTGCCGGAGGGACGGTGGCGTTCCCGACGGAGACGGTCTATGGCCTTGGCGCGGATGCGCGTTCCACGGAAGCGGTGGAACGGATTTTTGCCGCCAAGGGACGTCCGTCCGACAATCCGCTCATCGTGCATATTGCCGATGAAAGCCAGCTTGCGGAGCTGGTGTCGGACGTGCCGGAGGCCGCCAGAAAGCTGATGGCGGCCTTTTGGCCCGGGCCGCTCACGATAGTGCTGCCCGTGCGCGAAGGCGCCGTCAGCCCGAAGGTGACGGCGGGCTTGTTCACCGTGGGCGTGCGCATGCCCGCCCACGACATTGCGCTGCGGCTCATCGCCGCAGCGGGCTGCCCGGTGGCGGCGCCGAGCGCCAACCGGTCAGGCCGGCCGAGCCCCACGCTGGCAAGCCACGTGGGCGAGGATCTCGCCGGCGCCATCGACGGCATCGTTGACGGCGGGCCCACGGGGGTGGGCCTGGAGTCAACGGTGGTCGAATGCGGCGCAGGCGGCGAAGTGACCGTGCTCCGCCCAGGCGGGATCACGGCCGAAGCGCTCGCCGCCGTGGCGGCATGCGTCTCGCTGGACCCCGCCCTGCAAGGCGGCGGGGTCGCCCATGTCCCGGCGCAGCCGCGCTCGCCGGGCATGAAGTACACGCACTACGCCCCGAAGGGACGGTTGTGCGTGGTCAAGGGCGCCGCGCCCCAGGTTGCGGCCCGCATCCAGGCGGAGCTGGATGCTGCCGCCGCGCGCGGCGAACGGACCGGGGTGCTCGCGTTTGACGAGCACCTGCAGCTGTACCGGGCTGACGCGGTACAGTCGCTCGGCAGCCTTGCCGAGCTGGCCGAAGCGGCGCACCGGCTGTACGCTGCGCTGCGCCGCTTCGACGAGGAGGGCGTCGGCTTCATGATGGCCGAGGCCTGCCCTGAGGAAGGGCTCGGCGCCGCCGTCATGAACCGCCTGCTTAAAGCGGCGGGCCATGAGGTTATATACGTATAA
- the spoIIR gene encoding stage II sporulation protein R, whose translation MGNGMKRGSKGNNSKTAVLLIFSLMILLMSWDNQKTDAAAVQTEIPQESIRLRILADSDSPTDQLVKRKVRDAVVEQMNGWVQTLDNPQSLEQARTVIREHLPEVERQVAVTLKANGESYGYKVELGVVPFPAKMYGGEVYPAGNYEALRITLGSGQGQNWWCVLFPPLCFIDGGSGDALAKSTADTKTASAAAAKSGDSEPNHDAANGQTGQEAGQAEAPEVHFFIWDMLQEFWGWVTSIFA comes from the coding sequence ATGGGGAACGGGATGAAACGGGGCAGTAAAGGAAATAACTCGAAAACGGCGGTGCTTCTGATTTTCAGTTTGATGATTCTGCTGATGTCGTGGGACAATCAGAAGACCGATGCTGCGGCTGTGCAGACCGAAATCCCCCAGGAATCGATCCGGCTGCGGATTCTGGCGGACTCGGATAGCCCTACCGATCAGCTGGTCAAACGGAAGGTCCGCGATGCGGTAGTGGAACAGATGAACGGATGGGTGCAGACGCTGGATAATCCGCAAAGCCTGGAGCAGGCCCGCACGGTGATCCGGGAGCATCTGCCGGAGGTAGAGCGTCAGGTGGCAGTTACCCTGAAGGCTAACGGGGAAAGCTACGGCTATAAGGTTGAGCTGGGCGTTGTTCCTTTCCCAGCCAAAATGTACGGAGGCGAGGTTTATCCGGCCGGCAATTATGAAGCGCTGCGCATCACGCTGGGCTCCGGACAAGGTCAGAACTGGTGGTGCGTGCTGTTCCCGCCCCTTTGCTTTATTGACGGGGGAAGCGGCGATGCTCTGGCGAAAAGCACAGCAGATACGAAGACGGCTTCGGCGGCTGCGGCCAAGAGCGGAGACAGCGAGCCCAATCACGATGCGGCTAACGGACAAACGGGGCAGGAGGCAGGCCAGGCTGAGGCGCCGGAGGTGCATTTCTTCATTTGGGATATGCTGCAGGAGTTCTGGGGCTGGGTGACTAGTATTTTTGCCTAA
- a CDS encoding DUF305 domain-containing protein, producing the protein MRNYGKFGLMIVVSTFIMYGLMYLNVFKLDHIFFSETRVYMALIMGASMTIVMLLFMWKMYTSRKLNAVILGVSVVVFGVSLWLVRSQSTVEDVTWMKAMIPHHSIAILTSERAHLSDPRVQELANSISESQTQEISEMKDLIKELQNK; encoded by the coding sequence ATGAGGAACTACGGAAAATTTGGACTAATGATCGTAGTCTCGACCTTCATTATGTACGGGCTTATGTATTTGAATGTTTTTAAGCTCGATCATATTTTCTTCAGTGAAACCCGGGTGTACATGGCCCTTATCATGGGAGCCTCTATGACGATTGTCATGCTGCTTTTTATGTGGAAAATGTATACCAGCCGGAAGTTGAATGCAGTCATCCTTGGCGTAAGCGTTGTTGTATTTGGCGTATCCTTATGGCTGGTACGCAGTCAGTCAACGGTAGAAGATGTGACCTGGATGAAAGCTATGATCCCCCATCACTCCATAGCCATTTTAACCAGCGAACGGGCTCACTTGTCTGACCCAAGGGTTCAAGAGCTTGCCAACAGCATCAGCGAGTCCCAAACTCAGGAAATCAGCGAAATGAAAGATTTGATTAAAGAACTCCAAAACAAATAA